A single genomic interval of Melitaea cinxia chromosome 18, ilMelCinx1.1, whole genome shotgun sequence harbors:
- the LOC123662528 gene encoding putative transferase CAF17 homolog, mitochondrial gives MIFKQVNKILNNRYVTNQFLRNVNTETSAKVLYPLSSRALLKIAGQDASAFLQGLITNDMTHFEEGAKSMYAMFLNNKGRVLYDTLIHKWDTDESFLIECDKKLITLLQKHLKIYKLKRKVEIVDVDKDFKTWVLIQPESNTLPQLKNNVNIYKDPRLADLGYRIISSADTKDSHIVDIIGKDIVSKDNEDGYKYLRYKLGVSEGAEDLPPGTSFPLEANCDYLHGVSFHKGCYIGQELTARIHHTGVVRKRIMPVKFSQSISEDIEKDSVISASNNPKSNFGKLKGVINNYGIGLIRIKEALEAKVLMVGNYSVEVLKPAWWPLEAPKEIQKNE, from the coding sequence ATGATATTTAAAcaggtaaataaaattttaaacaaccGTTATGTTACAAATCAATTTTTACGCAATGTGAATACTGAGACATCGGCAAAAGTTTTATATCCTCTAAGTAGTCGAGCATTACTTAAGATTGCTGGTCAAGATGCTTCAGCCTTCCTCCAAGGGCTCATTACGAATGATATGACACATTTCGAAGAAGGTGCTAAATCTATGTAcgcaatgtttttaaataacaaaggtAGGGTGCTGTACGATACCCTTATACATAAATGGGATACAGACGAATCATTTCTAATAGAATGCGACAAAAAACtaattactttattacaaaaacatcttaaaatttataaattgaagCGAAAAGTTGAAATTGTAGATGTTGATAAAGATTTTAAGACATGGGTTTTAATTCAACCAGAAAGTAACACATTACCTCAActcaaaaataatgtaaacattTATAAAGATCCTCGTCTTGCTGACTTAGGTTATCGTATAATCTCTTCAGCGGATACAAAAGATTCGCACATTGTAGACATAATTGGAAAAGATATTGTCTCTAAAGATAATGAGGATGGatacaaatatttaagataCAAACTAGGGGTTAGCGAGGGGGCAGAGGACTTGCCACCAGGTACCAGCTTTCCTTTAGAGGCAAATTGCGATTATCTCCATGGTGTCAGTTTTCACAAAGGTTGCTATATTGGCCAGGAACTGACTGCCAGAATTCACCACACAGGTGTCGTAAGAAAAAGGATTATGCCTGTAAAGTTTAGTCAAAGTATATCAGAAGATATAGAGAAGGATTCTGTGATATCGGCTAGTAATAATCCAAAAAGTAACTTTGGAAAATTAAAGggtgttataaataattatggcATAGGATTGATAAGAATTAAGGAAGCTCTTGAAGCAAAAGTTCTTATGGTTGGCAACTATTCAGTTGAAGTTTTGAAGCCTGCATGGTGGCCACTAGAGGCACCAAAAGAAATCCAAAAAAACGAATAA
- the LOC123662530 gene encoding uncharacterized protein LOC123662530 produces MTILLYDYRELEERAARYLNVWKAWHLIIYALAAIFGILNYVFLQNTMQLVDNNCVLYPRDLEFRFIYLPDVPEISSLNTTGTLNDTNYTKLEDNHKAQNFSVQEESTKYIEEINVNQPNITDTNITQNITDTRTIYNDVNIITDFVAVNETHRLVLDTSRTLFGYDDDCQYAEYMPIMSMICAAAWATFFTMCPGGGYSRSGLQQPWRILAPALLFSIVMVGLTGHSFMSTNRGLYAFCSAFYNVTNATTCSSASPYLERAWNASWSFGGRAAATRAASAGVWASWACAAALFLARCLAAPDFAVRRTGVYLKDPHQIITPYLKKSIGRRPLNTSPNKRDTASIRSEPTVTTELVTASMEQGQDTVPPSPQITPFKQANGREDIEMTVTPNQIIVK; encoded by the exons ATGACTATACTACTTTACGACTACAGGGAGCTGGAGGAAAGGGCGGCCAGATACCTTAATGTCTGGAagg CATggcatttaataatttatgcaCTTGCCGCAATTTTCGGAATTCTCAATTATGTTTTCCTACAAAATACTATGCAACTCGTCGACAACAATTGCGTATTGTATCCCCGAGACCTAGAATTCCGATTTATATACTTACCTGATGTGCCAGAAATAAGCTCATTGAATACAACAGGGACTCTTAATGATACAAACTATACAAAACTCGAAGATAACCATAAAGCTCAAAATTTCTCCGTCCAAGAAGAAAGCACAAAATATATTGAAGAGATAAATGTGAATCAACCAAACATTACAGACACAAATATAACACAAAACATAACTGATACAAGAACTATTTATAACGACGTCAATATAATTACTG attttgttgCAGTAAATGAAACTCATCGACTAGTTTTAGACACATCTCGAACCCTCTTTGGTTATGACGATGACTGCCAGTATGCTGAATATATGCCAATAATGTCCATGATCTGCGCTGCTGCCTGGGCAACGTTCTTTACAATGTGTCCTGGTGGCGGCTATTCGAGATCAGG tctGCAACAACCGTGGCGTATCTTGGCACCGGCCTTGCTTTTTTCCATAGTTATGGTCGGTCTTACTGGTCACAGTTTTATGAGTACAAACCGAGGTCTATACGCATTCTGTTCAGCATTTTACAACGTCACTAATGCAACTac TTGCTCGTCCGCGAGCCCGTACCTGGAGCGCGCGTGGAACGCGTCGTGGTCATTCGGCGGGCGTGCGGCCGCCACGCGCGCGGCCAGCGCCGGCGTGTGGGCGAGCTGGGCGTGCGCCGCCGCGCTGTTCCTCGCACGCTGCCTCGCCGCGCCCGACTTCGCGGTCAGGCGCACCGGCGTCTACCTCAAGGATCCCCACCAG ATAATAACACCATATTTGAAAAAGTCGATAGGTAGACGTCCCTTGAATACTTCTCCAAATAAACGTGACACCGCTTCTATTAGATCAGAACCGACTGTCACCACGGAGCTCGTTACTGCTTCCATGGAACAGGGACAGGATACCGTACCGCCTTCCCCTCAAATAACTCCTTTCAAACAAGCTAATGGAAGAGAAGATATTGAAATGACCGTGACACCAAATCAAATTattgtaaagtaa